The nucleotide window cccacgcgcatcgtcacctcgtcctttgccagtgcccgcttattccgtagtccctgtttcgagttgcaaacattagcaacagaaccagtatcaaatacccaggtgctactgcgagctctagtaaggtacacatcaataacatgtatatcacatatacctttgttcaccttgccatccttcttatccgccaaatacttggggcagttccgcttccagtgaccagtctgcttgcagtagaagcactcagtttcaggcttaggtccagacttgggtttcttctcttgagcggcaacttgcttgccattcttattgaagttccccttcttcttccctttgccctttttcttgaaactagtggtcttattgaccatcaacacttgatgctccttcttgatttctacctccgcagctttcagcattgcgaagagctcggaaataatcttgttcatcccttgcatattatagttcatcacgaagctcttgtagcttggtggcagcgattggagaattctgtcaatgacgcaatcatctggaagattaactcccaattgaatcaagtgattattatacccagacattttgagtatatgctcactgacagaactgttctcctccatcttgtagctatagaacttattggagacttcatatctctcaatccgggcatttgcttgaaatattaacttcaactcctggaacatctcatatgctccatgacgttcaaaacgtcgttgaagtcccgattctaagccgtaaagcatggcacactgaactatcgagtagtcatcagctttgctctgccagacgttcataacatctggtgttgctctagcagcaggcctggcacccagcggtgcttccaggacgtaattcttctgagcagcaatgaggataatcctcatgttacggacccagtccgtataattgctaccatcatctttcaactttgctttctcaaggaacgcattaaaattcaacggaacaacagcacgagccatctatctacaatcaacataaacaagcaagatactatcaggtactaagttcatgataagtttaagtttaattaatcaaattacttaagaactcccacttagatagacatccctccaatcttctaagtgattacgtgattcaaatcaactaaaccataaccgatcatcatgtgagatggagtagttttcaatggtgaacatcgttatgttgatcatatctactatatgattcacgctcgacctttcggtctccgtgttccgaggccatatctgcatatgctaggctcgtcaagtttaacctgagtattctgcgtgtgcaaaactagcttgcacccgttgtagatggacgtagagcttatcacacccgatcatcacgtggtgtctgggcacgacgaactttggtaacggtgcatactcagggagaacacttcttgataatttagtgagagatcatcttataatgctaccgtcaatcaaagaaagataagatgcataaaaagataaacatcacatgcaatcaatataagtgatatgatatggccatcatcatcttgtgcttgtgatctccatctccgaagcaccgtcatgatcaccatcgtcaccggcgcgacaccttgatctccatcgtagcatcgttgtcgtctcgccaatcttatgcttccacgactatcactaccatttagtaataaagtaaagcattacatcgcgattgcattgcatacaataaagcgacaaccatatggctcctgccagttgccgataactcggttacaaaacatgatcatctcatataataaaattcagcatcatgccttgaccatatcacatcacaacatgccctgcaaaaacaagttagacgtcctctactttgttgttgcaggttttacgtggctgctacgggcttaagcaagaaccaatctcacctacgcatcaaaaccacaacgatagtttgtcaaatagactccgttttaaccttcgcaaggaccgagcgtagccacacttggttaaactaaagttggagagacagtcgcccgcaagccatctatgtgcaaagcacgtcgagggaaccggtctcgcgtaagcgtacgcgtaaggttggtccgggtcgtctcgtccaaaaataccgccgaaccaaagtatgacatgctggtaggcagtatgacttgtatcgtccacaactcacttgtgttctactcgtgcaaataacatcaaaccataaaacctaggctcggatgccactgttggggaacgtagtaatttcaaaaaaattcctatgtacacgcaagatcatggtgatgcatagcaacgaggggagagtatgatctacgtgcccttgtagatcgcaacggaagcgttgacacaacgtagaggaagtagtcgtacgtcttcttcccgatccgaccgatccaagcaccgttactccggcacctccgagttcttagcacacgtacagctcgatgacgatccccgggctccgatccagcaaagcttcggggaggagttccgtcagcacgacagcgtggtgacgatcttgatgtattatcgacacagggcttcgcctaagcactacaacgatatgatcgaggtggaatatggtggcagggggcaccgcacacggctaaggaacgatcttaatgatcaacttgtgtctagaggtgccccctgcctccgtatataaaggagccaagggggagaggtgcgccggccaggaggagggcgcaggaggagtcctactcctaccgggagtaggactcccccccccccaatcctattccaactaggattcccaagggggaaagagggagaggggtggccggccatctctcctagtcctaataggactaggggaggggggaggcgcgtagcccttatgggcagccctttcacctttccactaaggcccactaaggcccatatgattctcggggggttccggtaaccttccggtactccggtaaaatcccgatttcacccggaacacttccgatgtccaaacataggcttccaatatatcaatctttatgtctcgaccatttcgagactcctcgtcatgtccgtgatcacatccgggactccgaacaaccttcggtacatcaaaatgcataaactcataataactgtcatcgtaacgttaagcgtgcggaccctacggttcgagaacaatgtagacatgaccgagacacgtctccggtcaataaccaatagcgggacctggatgcccatattggctcctacatattctacgaagatctttatcggtcagaccgcataacaacatacgttgttccctttgtcatcggtatgttacttgcccgagattcgatcgtcggtatccaatacctagttcaatctcgttaccggcaagtctcttactcgttccgtaatacatcatctcacaactaccatattagttgtaatgcttgcaaggcttatgtgatgtgcattaccgagagggcccagagatacctctccgacaatcggagtgacaaaacctaatctcgaaatacgccaacccaacatgtaccattggagacacctgtagtactcctttataatcacccagttacgttgtgacgtttggtagtacccaaagtgttcctccggtaaacgggagttgcataatctcatagttataggaacatgtataagtcatgaagaaagcaatagcaacatactaaacgatcgggtgctaagctaatggaatgggtcatgtcaatcagatcattcaactaatgatgtgacctcgttaatcaaataacaactcattgttcatggttaggaaacataaccatctttgattaacgagctagtcaagtagaggcatactagtgacactttgtttgtctatgtattcatacatgtattatgtttccggttaatacaattctagcatgaataataaacatttatcacgattataaggaaataaataataactttattattgcctctagggcatattttcttcaacAGTAGCTCCGGAATTTAAGGATGATGGGGAAGATCCCCGGTCGACACGCCACAAAGATAAACGGCCTCATCCTCGGCAGACTTCTTCATCGGCTCACAACGCCCTTCTGGGCTATGGTTCTCCGAATTCAACGACGTGTTCTCTCTCTCGGTCTTTCACTCTTTCTGGTCGGTTCCGTGTGTGTGTTTTATCCACTATGTTTGTGATTAATAAAACACGCGGTAATCCTTAAAAAAACTGGTTTTTTTAGGGGTGAAAAAAACTAGGTTGGGTCCCCGAATtaatctttacctaataataaagcaaattgggGTTCTTTCGTCCATCGTGGCATTTTTCAGAAAAGTCTCTCTATTTCAGAGAATTCAACCCGCAGTCCTGTTTTAAGTTAAAACGAATCATTATTTTCGCATTTTACACAAAAGTCCCTATCTTTTCTTGAAATCAACCCGCCGTCCAGATTTAAGTCACACCCGaaccgttattttacatttttcgaAACCCTCCCTGATATTTTAGATAATTCATCCGCagatcatatttaagtcaaacaaatgctttttaaaatcatccatatcttttaaaccgtaacttcgatttgaacatgttatatatgaaatttgattagaaaaatatgtagaatacgaatatgagattatttttacctgttaagtatttttaaatattatttcagactatatttgagtcaaacaaaatgattttctaaattatctgtatcttttaaaccgtaacttcgattttaacatattatgtatgaaattttattagaaaaatgtgtgaaatctaaatatgatgttaattttacctgttaaatatttttaaaatattgttatggaagaaaacttataatttatagcgcAAGATTCGGTTTTTTTCATACCGGCGGCGATCCAAATTACAAATAAACACCCAACTATAACCATATACGAAAAAGAAAACATCaataactacacatgcatacctctgaaaaatatcgcaggggaaaacaacagatttctcatcgcgagagtgagagaaagcgagcgagagagagggagagagagagggagagggagagggaggagagagggaaagagagacgccttaggattaaccatattcaacacacttttttgttgttttgtgtgaacaccgaggccatcgccggcgagggtgagaaggaggataagcggcaacacaaatatgatgcctcaCAAAAATAAAGAAGATGGGCCTATTATGGTCTTGAGTGATGGTCGTTgagttaagagcgtgtgttatgttttttctcccgttgcaacgtaTGGGCTGTTTTGCTAGTTAATTCAACAGCTACAGCAGCATTGATTCGTGACGGTCAGACGTGGAAATCATAGGACCATTCATTCGTTTGCTGCCGTACCTACCACGTCCAAATGTGTATATTTGTATAGATCCACTGATGCCATTTTTAGTCATCACTGAGAAAAAAACAGTCGACGAAGAAAGAGTAGCCTGCAGACAAGAACACTCTCTCCATGGCAGCAAAACCGACCATCGTCCTACTGCCTGCGTGGGGCGTCGGCCACTTCATGCCCATGATCGAGGCCGGCAAGCGGATGCTCCAATGCACCAGCAGCAGCGCCCTCTCGCTCACGGTGCTCCTCATGCCGGCCCCGACGGCGCAGGCCGAGTCCGACATCGCCGACCACGTGCGCCGGGAAGAGGAACAAGCCGGCGCCACCGACATCCGCTTCCTTCACCTCCCGTCCGTGCCGCTCCCGACCGACCACACCGGCGTCGAGGAGTGGATCTCCCGCATCGTGCAGCTCCACGTGCCCCACATCCGGGCCGCCGTCGCCGGCCTCGCGTGCCCGGTCGCCGCGCTCGTCCTCGACATCTTCTTCACCCCGGCGCTCGACGTGTCCCGCGACCTCGCCCTGCCGGCCTACGTCTACTTCACCTCCGGCGCCGCGATGCTGGCGCTGCTGCTGCGCGCGCCGTCGCTGCAGGACGAGGTGGAGGGGGAGTTTGAACTTGAAGGCGCGGTGGACGTGCCCGGGCTCCCGCCGCTGCCGCCCTCCTTCCTGCCGGAGACCTTGCTGGACAAAAAGAGCCCGACCTACGCATGGTTCCTGTACACTGGGAGGCGCTACATGGAAGCCAACGGCATCATCGTCAACACGGCAGCGGAGCTCGAGCCCGGAGTCCTCGCCGCCATCGCCGAGGGCCGGTGCACCCGCGGCGCCCGGGCCCCGACCGTGTACCCCATCGGCCCAGCAATCTCGCTAATAACAAGCCCGCTGGCCGAGCAGTCGCAGCCGCACGAGTGCGTGCGGTGGCTCGACTCGCAGCCTCCGAGCTCGGTGATGTTCCTCTGCTTCGGGAGCAAAGGGATGCTGCCTCCACCGCAGGTGCACGAGATAGCCCACGGCCTGGAGCGCAGCGGCCACCGCTTCCTCTTGGTGCTGCGCGGCCTGCCGGTGGACACCACGATGGGCGCGAGAGACCCGACGGACGCGAACCTCGCCGAGCTGCTCCCGGAGGGCTTCCTGGACAAGACGAAAGGGAGAGGGCTGGTGTGGCCGACGAGGGCGCCGCAGAAGGAGATACTGGCGCACGCCGCCGTCGGGGGCTTCGTCACGCACTGCGGCTGGAACTCCATCCTCGAGAGCCTCTGGTTCGGCGTGCCCATGCTACCCTGGCCGCTCGCCGCCGACCAGCACCTCAACGCCTTCGCGGTCGTCCACGGGATGGGCGCCGCCGTGCCGTTGGAGATGGACAGGAAGCGCGGGAACTACGTCGAGGCGGCGCAGCTGGAGCGGGCGGTCAGGTCCCTcatgggcggcggcggcggcggcggcgaggaggcgagGGAGAAGGCCATGGAGATGAAGCGCGCCTGCCGCAATGCCGTGGAACAGAGCGGTTCTTCCCACGCTTCGCTGCAGAGGCTCTCCGAGGAGCTCGTCCGAGGCGCGGTGCTGCCCAAAAGAGGAAGCACTCACACCACGTGAACGTAGTCGGATCTGTGCTTTTGCTTTGGGGAATAAATTCACCGCAGTTCTGGCTGTTTCTTTCATTTCTATTCTGTTTGGGGAATAAATTCACCGCAGTGTCCACACGCATGGATCCTTGTCCAACCAATTCTGCATCTATCTTAGCGTGTTCTATCAATTTTTATGTGTCACGTAGAACTAAGCTGGTATGTGGACATTTATTCGATCGGAATTGCTAAGTCACATCTAAATGTTATTTAAGGATGTCACATCTAAATCCCTAATCATTGGATCTGTTTGCTGTAATTCTCATGTAAAATTCTGATCTCGTATTTTGTTGTCGTTGTCGCTCGTTGCATGGCCCGTAGTTCTTTTTTTTGGGCCCATTTTTTGTTTCTGGCCCATTATTGTAGTCAGGCCAGTGAAGGGTCGCGCCGCTTTTTTTGTTTCGTTTTTTTGAACTGCAGAGTGTGCTTCAGATGTTCGTGTCACATAGAAAGTTATTCTTGTCCAAAAAAAGAAGATAGAAATCTATCGTGTGCGCGTCCCTTTTTTTAGTCTGTCTGTGTGTCCATTAGGAccatttttttcctttttcgaGCTTCATTTTCCTGTCTATTATTTGTGTTGTGTTTGTTTATTGCCGGAATTTCATTTGTGGGCTATTTAGACATTTTCTCTTCTACTTTTTTCTTCCACTGCAATTATATGCTTTGTATATATACACAGCGCCGATGCATGTTTGTCTTCTGATTCGGGTTGTTTTTTGTTTGCTGCGttattttttgtttgtttttttcctttatCTATTAAATTTATTTGTTTCCAATTCATGggtttttttaattctttatttTTTGGTGGTGTCTGTTACATGTCTATCATCAAATTCCCCGGACCCTTATTTAGTTTCGCGTTCAATATTAGCACGCAACTCATGCCCGATCTAGTTGCATGTCCACTTTCGACACGCAACTCGTGCTTGACACAGTATATGTATATAGTTGTTTGTCCAACTCTAACACACAACTCGTTTGACCTAGGTGTATGCCCATCTTCGACATACGCACCCAACCGAATACACCTATGTAGTTGCATTCCAACACTGACACACAATTTGCTCAACCCAATTGCATGTCCAACCCCAACACAAAACTCACGCCTGACCTAGTTGCGACACGCAATGTCCGAGGGTGTAGTTTTTCGTTTTTTTCCTTTCCATTTATTTGTTTCGAACCCATGAAGTTTTTCTAAATTCATGTTTTTTTATGTTCTCCTTTCAGTTTTCTGTTTCCTTTCTTGTTTTTAATTTTGATGTacttttttaaaattcatgatttTTGTCTACAGCTAAAATGGGGACAATTTTTTTGTACTAGTTGCAAGTCTTTGACGcgcaactaggggtgtgtgtgttTGTTAAGGGTCCTCAGTTGCATGCCGATCATCGACTAGCAactaagtgtgtgtgtgtgtgtgtgtatgtgtgtgtgtgtgtatttgttgagggtccctagttgcatgtcaaccttcaactcgcaactaggggagGGTGTGTGTTTTGTCATGCCCCCCAGTTGCCACCCGACCACCGACTCACGCCTGGGGGTGTGTGTGTTTGTCAAGGGTCCTCAGTTGCTGCCGATCATCGACTTGCAACtaagggtgtgtgtgtgtgtgtgtgtgtgtgtgtgtgtttgtcgagggtccccagttgcatgccgaccatcgactcacaactaaGGGTGTATGTGTTTGTCGAAGGTCCCCAGTTACATGCCGACCAATACTCGCAACTAGGGGTGTatgtgtttgtcgagggtccccagttacatgctgaccatcaactcgcaactagggtgtgtgtgtgtttgtcgaggccCCCAGTTGCATTCCGACCATTAATTCGCAACtagggatgtgtgtgtgtgtttgtcgagggtgCCCAGTTGCATGCCAACCATCGACACGCAACTAGAGGTGTGTGTGTTTTGTCGTGGCCCCCAGTTGCATGtcgaccatcaactcgcaactaggggtgtgtgttttgtcgagggtccccagttgcaaCCCAACCGTTGACTCGCAactaggtgtgtgtgtgtgtgtctc belongs to Triticum urartu cultivar G1812 chromosome 7, Tu2.1, whole genome shotgun sequence and includes:
- the LOC125521833 gene encoding anthocyanidin 3-O-glucosyltransferase 2-like — encoded protein: MAAKPTIVLLPAWGVGHFMPMIEAGKRMLQCTSSSALSLTVLLMPAPTAQAESDIADHVRREEEQAGATDIRFLHLPSVPLPTDHTGVEEWISRIVQLHVPHIRAAVAGLACPVAALVLDIFFTPALDVSRDLALPAYVYFTSGAAMLALLLRAPSLQDEVEGEFELEGAVDVPGLPPLPPSFLPETLLDKKSPTYAWFLYTGRRYMEANGIIVNTAAELEPGVLAAIAEGRCTRGARAPTVYPIGPAISLITSPLAEQSQPHECVRWLDSQPPSSVMFLCFGSKGMLPPPQVHEIAHGLERSGHRFLLVLRGLPVDTTMGARDPTDANLAELLPEGFLDKTKGRGLVWPTRAPQKEILAHAAVGGFVTHCGWNSILESLWFGVPMLPWPLAADQHLNAFAVVHGMGAAVPLEMDRKRGNYVEAAQLERAVRSLMGGGGGGGEEAREKAMEMKRACRNAVEQSGSSHASLQRLSEELVRGAVLPKRGSTHTT